DNA from Massilia antarctica:
ACGGCAGCGCCAAGGTCACCACCACCGCGATGTCGGACATGCGCCACCACGCTCGCCGCAGGGGAAGCGCCGCGAAGTAGCGGGCAGCGTCGACATGCGCCATCTGCAAGCCGCGATACAGGCCGCTGATCGACAGCGCCATGATCGTCTGCGCGATCACCGCCACCCCCAGCGCGCGTCCGTCATGGCCGAACACGGTCATCAAGGCGAGTGCGGCCGCCGCGACGCAGCCGGCACCGATGGCCTTGCCGGCCACCTCGGAACGGCGCTGACGGAACAGGACACCGGCCGACACCAGGATGGCGGGATGAAGACCTTGGCTCATCGCCAGCAGCAGCGCGGCGAACGGCGCGCCGGCACGCCCGGCGGCGTCTATCCAGCGCCTGCCCGCGCGCGGAAACCGCACTGCCAGCAGCGCGCAGGCACCCAAGCCCACCAGCAGGCATCCTCCGGCCTGCAATCCGGTGTTGACGACGCCCGCCAGCAGCAGGTCGCCCGCCGCGACCGCGATCCAGGCCAGCCGGCGCCGGTCCAGCGCTCCCAGTTGGGCTGCCAGCGCCAGCAGGCCGACCACGAGCATCAGCAGAAAGTTCGCTCCTTGCCCGCGGCCCGGGCCAACGACGAGCAGCGCGCACACCAGCGGCACCAGCAGCGGACTGTCGGCCAGCACCAGCACGATGGTGTCGACCCGGCGCCGGTAGCGCCCGGTGAACGGCAGCGAGCCTGCATAGGCCATGAAGGCCCCGCCGGCGATCTGCTCGCGCTGCATCAGCGCCCACATGACCGCGATGGCATGCAAGCCGATGAGATCAGCGAAGCGCCAGGCGGCGCCATGCGCGGGCGAGAGCAGCGCCAGCAGCGGCGTGGCGAGCGAATCGATATTCGAGAACAGCGACATGTTCGCCGACCCCAGGATGCCGCACAACAGCACCAGCGCCTGCCAGCGCCGCAGCAGGACGCGCGCCGTGCTGACGGCATACCAGCGCAGGCGAAAGCGCAACAGGGTGGCGGGAAGGATACGGTTCTCCGGATGGGATTGACTGGCGCCAAGTGTAGGGAAGGATAATTAGCGAATGCTTAACAAGCGCACATCCTCGGCGCCTTTCATGCCGGCCCATGCGCCGGCAAGCGCAGGCTCAAGGCCAGGTGAGCGAAAACAAGCCTTCCCTGGCCGAGCCGATCAGCACTTCGCGCGAGCCGGGCAAGTAGAGCAGCCGCCGGCTCGATGGCGCAATGCCGGCGCGCTCATCGAGCGTCGCCACATGGCGCCGCTGCGCATCGAGCAGCACCAGTTGTCCTGCCGAGAACAGAATCCACCAGCGGCCCGCATCGTCGATGACCAGATCGACCGGATGCCCCAGCGGGCGCGACGGTGCGGGCTCGACCGCGAACAGCACGGGCAGCATGCGCGCGCCATCCCAGTACTGCACGCTGGCGCCCACCGCACCGACTATATCGCGTGACGCATTGCGGTACAACACGTCAACCCGGTCCGCCGAGATGCGTCGCATGGCGCCCGTGGCATCGGCTTCGATGATGCCACGGCGCGTGCCGGCCCACACCCGGCCGTCAGGCCAGGCCAACAGCCGGCCGCTCGGCTGCGCCTGGCGGTCGGGCAAGGGCACGAAGCGGGCGCTGCCATCGTTGGCCAGGAAGTGCAGGCCGGCGCCAGCGCCGCCGAAAGGCGGGGCGCCGGCCGCCATCCACATGCCACCTGGTGTGACCGCCACATCCAGCGGCATCGTGCCTTGCTCCAGCGCCACCGCTTGGGTTCCTCCCGGCCGCAGACGCAGCAAGCCCTGCGACAGCTGCACGGCGATGATCTGGTCCGGCTCCGCGTACGCGGCCGCGCCGTATACGCCGGCCGGCAGGTCGATCCCGGCCCGCCACTGGCGCGCCAGCCGCCAGCCGTCCGCGCTGCGTGCCAGTTCCAGAATGCCGGCGCCCGGCGAACCGAGAAGCGCCAGCGCACCCTTGGCCTGGTATTCCATCGGCAGGGCATCGATGGGAAGCGCGCGCCCGGGCACCGGTGTCAGGGCCAGCGGCGTGCCGTCTTTCCCGAGCTGCCAGACGGCGGCATCGGTGGCCACCAGCAGGCCGAGGCGGGCATCGTGGAGCAAGGCGGTGGCGTTGCTCACGCGCGGATCGGCCGACAGCGGTTTGAGCGGCCCGCAGCCCAGTACATGCACGCCGGCACCGGCGCGCGCGACGATCAGGTCCGGGCCCGATTGCACGAGACCGGTCACCGGCTCGGTGAAGCTGGCATGCGAGCAGTGGGGGCTGAGCCGGCCATCCTTGTCGAGGCTCATCACGACATGGCGGCGCGAAGCGGGATTGGCCGCCGGCTGGGTCACCATCACCAGGATGGTGGAGCGGCCATCCGGCGCCCTGGCGATGGCGGCAATGCCGACCGTGCCGGCGGGCGCGCCGGCGGCCAGGCGCCAGCTACGCAGTTCGCCACCGCACTGGCGCGCGTACCAGGGCCGCTGCCCCGCGCCCTCGACCTGCATGCCGGCCAGGTGAAAACAGCCATCGTTGCGCTCGACCAGGCCGGCCGTGGCCACGAGCGCGCCGCCCAGCCCCGCATCCCAGGCTTGCACGCGCGTGCCGTCCCACTGCCACAGCGATGCCCCGGTCCGGCCCTCGTCGCCATCGGGGTCGCGCTGCGCGAGCTGGAAGATCAGCGAATTGCCCCGCGTGGCCGCCAGCACCAGGTCGGCGGCCATGCTGTCGCGGCCCATGCCGGCCGGCGCGATCGCCGTGCTGCTGCCGTCGCGCGGGTCGACCAGCACCAGCCCGCCCTGGGTGCCCACGGCGAGGCGGCCATCGGGCAAGGCGGCCAGTTCCTGCGCGACGGCCGAGGGCAAGCCCCGGCCGAGATCGAAGCGCATGCCGGGCGCGCCGCGTTCGAACCCGATCAGGCCGCCGCCGCGGCTGGCCACCCACAAGCGGCCGTCGACCACGGCCATGGCGGCGCCCGCCAGGGGCGGCTCCAGCACCCGGCGCGCCACCGGCAAGCCGGCGGCCAGCGCGTGCCCGAACGCCGCGGCGGCCGCCAGGACGGCGATCAGGCGCCCGGCGCGCCGGCTCTCAGGTGGGATGCGCATCAATAGTCCGATCCTCCCGTGGTGGTGATGACGGCATACGGCGGCGGCACGGTCCACAAGCCGGCGCCCGGGGAGGTGGAGATGCGTTCGTTGCCATCGAGGGCGTCGCGGGTGCGGGTGCGGTAGTACACCCGCGTGAGGTGGCCGCCGCTCTGCAAGGTGGTCCACTGGGCCGCGTTCGGCGTCCAGGTATCGGAGCATTCCGGCGAGGCCGGCGTGGCGGTGTTCAGGTCGACCACGCGCCAGCCGCTGTTGATGGTCGAGGCCGGCGAGAAGGCTGGATCGGTCGACGCTTCGACGATGTACTTGGCATTGCAGATCGCCGTGCCGCTGACGGGACGCGCGCCGGTGCCGGTAAAGCGGAAGCGCGGGCCGGTCCAGACCTGGAAGGTCGGTGCGGGGCCGCCCAGCTTGAGGAAGTCGGTTTCGCGGTGCGAAATGCCGTCCACCACCAGATCGTCGGCGGGATCGTTATCGTTCATGTCGATCACGGCATCGCCGCCGTTCTCGCCGCTGGGACAGATCGCCGCATCGGCCGTGCCGGGGTCGCCGTCGATACAGGCCGACGGCATGGCGAAGATGCCGCCCTTGGCAAACCCGGCCAGCACCTTGTTGGTCGTGTGGTTGCCGTTGTGCGCGAAGGCCGGCGGCCCGCCCGGCAAGCCGGACGTGGCCCATTGCTCGACCATTTCGAGCTCCAGGTCGTGCAGCACGTTATAGATGCCGCGGTCGCCGTCTCCGGGCGAACCGGCAAAGCCGGCATTCTTGAGCGCCCGCGTGAAGCGGACAAAATACTGCGGGTGGCCGGATGGCCTGCACTTGCTTCGCATGCCCTCGCGCACTTGCCACAGGATCGCCGAGCCGATCTGCATGTCGGCGTAGTCGATGCTCGACAGGTCCCGGTGTTCAGGGAAATGGTCGCCCGGAATGGCGGGATTGAAGGGCGTCGTGACTTCATGCAGGCGCGGCAGGCTGCCGCCCTCGCTGTGGCCGCGGCTGCCTTGGCAGTTATTGCTGGCATTGACGCCGCCCAGATTCTTGGCGGCCCAGCCGGCGGTGCAGTTGGTGTTATCGAAGTGGTCGGCCCAGGCGTCGGCCAGATCGTGCATCTTGCTCATGCCGACCGGAATGGCGCACGGCGCCATGCCACACCAGTTGGCGGGGCGAGCGTCAGTGAAACGTTGCACGGCGTTGTGCGCCAGCTCGTGGCCGACGACCGTGTTGTCGTGGGCAAAGTTCATGAAGTTGGTGGTGCTGGTGGTGCCGTCCGAGTAATTGGGGCAGGCTGCGTCGAAGTACCCCTGGCAAGCCCCGAAGTTCATGCTGGACCAGGCATTGCAGCCGGCCGAGGCCGACTCGATGCGCGGATTCCATGGGCTGGTCGGAAACGGCGTGTAGATTCCGTGCGCAAGGGACTGCTTCCAGTTCACATGGAACACCCCGAAGTAATTCACCTGCTGGAACCTGGGATTGGCGCCGCTGGCGCAGACCGCGCTGGCGCCGTTGTTGATCGGCGCCTGGTTGAAGTTGGCCAGGGTTGCGCTGCTGCCGCCCAGGGTGCTCGATATCGACACGTCCTCGGCATCGAAACCGTCGCCCTGGTGGTCCACGCGCGAGACCACGCCGGCCAGCTTGAGCGTGTACTGGCCGCCGACTGCGGGGTCGACCGTGAAGCTGCGCACTTGCGTGGCCCCGGTGCCGGGATCGCGCCGCCACACATTGCCCGTGGCGGTGACGTCGGAGACGAGCGGGCGCATCTTCAAGATGGTGCCTGTCGCGGCATCGGACCAGACCCTGAACGGCACCGGCCGGCCAAAGCTGATGGCTTCGACCACCATGCGCCAGGCGTAGCGCAGGGAAACACCGCCGGCGCTGTCGTTACCATAAGGCAGCAGCACCAGGGATGGGCCGTCGAGCACGCGCTTGCCGTCGACACTGTCGATGCCCCGCACTTTGCTCAAGGCGGCATACGCGCGCAGGTCGGCGCCGTCGGCGCTTTGCGGGCGCAGGTTGGCGATCGAATAGCGGTGGATCAGCGAGCCTCGCACGCTGGTGACGCCCTGGCCTTCCCAGCGCGAGGCCAGCAGCAGGGTGTGCTCGATCGGCACGTCGCCGTCGACCTGCATGAAGGGATAGATGATTTCCTGGCGTTCGATATCGGCCTTGTACTGGGCGTATGTCAGGCCGCGCGCGATCAACAGGTTGCGCTCGACATCGTCGGTGGGGGCGCGCTTGCCGAGGAAGGCGTCGACCATGTCCAGGGTGCGCGGGCGCGTGGCTTTTTCATTGCCCTGGTATTCAAGGGCAAGCAGCTGGGCAACGCCGTCGAGCTGTGGCCGCGTCTGCGGCAGGCCGGCTTCCGGAGCGCGCCGCAGACGCCGCATGCCGCCGTCGAAATGCAGCGCGCTCAGCAGCGGCACGATCACCTTATCGGCCACCTCGGCGCCCGACAGGGTGACCACTTCGGTGGGCGGCACGCGCATGAACACGTGGCCCATGTCCTGGTTGGGCAAGGATACCTGCGCGCCCTTGGGCAAGGCGCGCAAATCCACCGCCGGCGCGCGGCCGGGCTTGATGTTCGGGGTCTCGATCGATGGGAACACGACTTCCGACGGGCCGGGACCCGTGGCCACCAGCCGGGTGTCCGGGGCAGCCGCCGCCAGGAGGGGGCAACTGCCTGCCAGCAGCGCGATTGCGGCGAGCAGTGGGCGCAGCGGAAAGCGGCGCGGGAGCGAGCGTAGAGAGTCCATGTTGCATCCTTCCACAGAACCAAAGAACGATTGACCAAAATCAGTATAGGTAGTGTATTTACAGACAATCTCACCGATTGTCACAGTGGTGAAAATGGTAAAAAGGTATCCGGCCGGCGCGGCGCACCCGGCAGAGATACCGGAACCGGCATCACTTTCGAACTGGCCACCTATGTGGCGGAAAAAATCAGCCGATTGTCATTCTCGGCAAATAGTCAGCGGGCGGATCGCTGGCCGGTCGACACCGTCCGGACGCGCGCGCCCGGATGCCTTGATCTCCCGGCGCCATCGACGCGCCGCGTCCGTGCGTCAGGTGCTCAGGTCGGTATCGACCCAGTCATCCCCTGGCGCCAGCGCCCACGTGGAGTGCGTGGCGGCGTTCGTGAACGGTGCCGCCATGCGTGACGGTGTCGAAACCCGCGGGCACGGTGGCGCGACCCAGCTGGGCACTTCTGACCGCGTTATGGGCACAGTAGAATTTGTACTCCATGTAGATCACCTCGCTGGCTGGGCGCAATCAGGCGCCGGCTGAGAAATCAGCGGCATTGCCATCCCAGGCAGGCAGAAAGTCAAACAGCATCGCCTTGATGACGTCATTGGAAATCTGGCTGGCATCGAGTCCCGGCACCCGCTGGCTGCCGACCTGCCGCCGCAGCCATGTCACTCCAGCAGCTAATCCGGGAGGCCCTCGAACCATGCCAACACGGCGTCTTTTTCCTTGAAGACCCGCGAGATAGCGACGCTGGACCGCTTTCTTCGACGAGACTGCACCCACAAGACCGCGCCGTAGTTGCGATTAAATACCTTCTTGAAGCACTCGATGTCGCTGCGAGCAATGATCCGGGTGGTCAAAGTGCGGCGCAGGATGAGGGCATGCGGCGTCAATGTCAGCCGAAAGCGCAGCGCGGCCGTCACCAGCCATACGCCCCAGCACAAAGATAGAAAAGGAAACAAGGCTTTAAAGACGATATCGCCCTGAGGAAAGGTGCTCCACCGCGTGCTCAGGATCAAGGCCATCGTGCCAAGCGTCAGAGTGGAGCCAAAGACGACATACCGGATCCGTGTGCCGGGATGTTCATCCTAGTGCATGGTGAGCGGTGGTGCGTAGAGTGATCGGAGGAGGGCAATCTTGCTTCTTTTCCCGCATGTGGCTGGGTCAGGAAACAGGAGATTACCGAGGCTATTTTAGCAGTTGCCGGGAGTGTCACGACGCGACCAGCTTACGCAACTACCCCAGCAGCACCGTGGGCAGCCGGGGTGCTTGCGTGGCGCCGGCCCGGGTACAGTTTTCCGGCTCCAGCCCGGCGATGCGCGGCGCCACCGCATTGGCGCAGGGATATGAGCCGGCACGGCCGATGCTATGGGCTTGTCGGCGGCTGCCCGATAAAGTCGATGAATGCCCGCAGCGGTGCCGGCAGGTGGCGCCGGCCCGCGTAGTATAAAAACGGGCCGGGGAAACTCAGCCACCACTCCTGCAGCACCGGCTCCAACTGGCCCGACGCCATGTAGGGCGCCAGCCACTCTTCAAACAAATACACCAGTCCATGTCCCGCCACGGCGGCGTGGACCGCCAGGTCGGCCACGGTGGGCGTGACGATCAGGGGTCCGCCGGGATCGACGGTCACTGTCTGGCCGTCGCGCTCGAACTCCCATGGATACACCAGGCCACTGAGGAACTTGCCGCGCAGGCAGGCATGCTGCAACAGGTCGCGCGGGTGTTGCGGCACCCCGCGCCGCGCCAGGTAGGCCGGCGCGGCGGCCAGCGCGAAGCGCTCGGTACGCGGTCCGATCGGCACCGCGATCATGTCCTGCTCCAGGCGCTCGCCATACCGGATGCCGGCGTCGCAAGCGCTGGCGACAAGGTCGACAAAATTGTTGTCGACGACGATATCGAGCCGGATGTCCGGGTAGCTGGCGAGAAACCGGTCCACGATCGGCTGCAGGAAAAAGCGCGCGGCGCTCACCGGCACGTTCAGGCGCAAAGTGCCACGGGGACTGTCGCGCAGCACATTGAGCACGTCGAGTGCATTGGCAACGTCGTCGAGCGCGGGCCGCAGCCGGCCCAGCAGCAATGCCCCGGCCTCGGTCGGCGCCACGCTGCGGGTGGTGCGCTCCAGCAAGCGGATGCCGAGTTGCTTTTCCAACCGCCGCACCGCCTGGCTCAGGGTCGATGCGGACTGTCCACTCACGCGCGCGGCCTGGCGAAAACCGCGCTGTTCGGCCACCAGCGCAAACGTCGATAAATCGGCCATGGAATGCAGCTCGGTGCTCATGATGATGTGATCCTCATTGTGCGTAATTACGTACAGGCTGTGTGCCATTACCCCGATTATCACATGCAATCTTCGGCGCTAGACTGTGCACATGCCTGTCAGCCGCCGCCGATACATGCGACCTGCACAGTCATCCGTCCACCACCATCCAAGGAATCCTCGTGAACACTTACTCACCATCCAGCGACCAATTCACCCCGGCGCACTGCGACCTGCACTTCAACCGCGTCGGTTACGGCGCCATGCAACTGGCGGGACCGCATGTCTGGGGCCCGCCAAAGGATCATGCCGCCGCCGTGGCCGTGCTGCGCGAGGCGATTGCATTGGGGATCAACCATATCGACACGGCCGATTTTTACGGCCCGCATGTCACCAACGCGCTGATTCGCGAGGCGCTGCATCCGTATCGCGACGGCTTGACGATCGTGACCAAGGTCGGCTTTGTGCGCGGGGCCGACCAGTCGTGGATGCCGGCGGCGGCACCGCAGCAGCTGCGCGACGCCGTGCACAGCAATCTGCGCAAGCTGGAGCTGGAAGCGCTCGACGTGGTCAATTTCCGCGCACCGGGGCTCGATGGCGCGGATGGATCGTCGATCGGCGAAGCGCTGGCGGTACTGGCGGAGCTGAAAAAAGAAGGGCTGGTGCGGCATATCGGCCTGAGTAACGTCGACGCGCGGCAGGTGGCCGAGGCGCAGCGGATTACGCCGATCGTGTGCGTCCAGAATCACTACAACTTGGTCCATCGCGGCGACGATGCGCTGATCGACGCGCTCGCCGCGCAAGCGATCGCCTATGTGCCGTTTTTCCCGCTGGGCGGCTTCACACCGCTGCAGTCAAGCACGTTGAACGAGGTGGCGGCGGCGCTGCGGGCCAGTCCGATGCAGGTGGCGCTGGCCTGGCTGCTTCAGCGCGCGCCGAATGTGCTGGTGATACCTGGCACGTCGTCGGTGGCGCATCTGCGCCAGAACGTGGCGGCGGGCGGGCTGGCGCTCGATGCAGCGGCACTGGCGGCGCTCAACGCACTGTAAGGGCGCGATTCTGCTACCTGCCTTCTGTTTTGGCGGACGGTGGATCCAGCCATGTCGTTATGCCATAGCACATGAACGCCATCCCCATCAGTACCAATCCGATCATGGCGGCCATGGCGGCCGCCACATTTCCGAACCCCGGGTGGCCCTTGTGCAACTGGAGAGCTGCCGCTGACGCAAATAATTCTTTCGATAATCATTAATCCATTTCGATAAAACAGCAAGCCTTTGCGCGACAAGCGCAGGCTGCCATATCAATCGCAACGGTCCGTGTGACATGGTTGCCACGCCTGGCGCGCGGCATGGCGTCGGCAGCGCTGCTTCACAAACTATGCGTCGCGCATGCGCCGGTGGGCGACGATACAACGGTTGCGGGAATTCGCTCAGCCATGCCTGGGCCGATGCCGGTTTTTTGCGTACGATGGACTCATTCAGGCCGGAAACATGAGGGGATTTCGCATGGGGCAGACCGAGAGAAGCACCCGGGGCACCGACGTCACTGCCGTACCGCAGCGTGCTGCCGCCACCCCGGCCGATGAGTTCATCGACCTGCGGCGGCAAGCCGCCGAGCAGCGCGATCTCGCCGACCTTGCCAACCGCAGCCCACGCCTTGCCGGACAGCGGGAAGTGCAGACGCGCGTTGCGCAGAGCGCGCGCAGCACCGGCGCGTCCGTGCCGCCGGTGGCGCAGCGCGTAGCCGGCGCGGACAGGGGGGATGCGTCGCCTGAGCCGGCATTTGTATCCTCCGTAGAAAGCGACGGTACGCAGTTGCCGCGCCGCCTGCGGGTGGGAATCGAAAGACTGGCTGGTCTTGGCATGCATGGCGTACGGGTCTACCGGAACTCGGCCCGGCCGGCGCAGTTGCAAGCGCGCGCGTTTGCCCAGGGCGACGACATTCATCTTGCGCCGGGAGAGGAACAACTGCTCCCCCACGAAACCTGGCATCTGGTGCAGCAGAGGCAAGGCCGGGTCGGGGTCACGATGCGTGCGGCCGGGCATGCGATCAACGACGATGCCGGGCTGGAACGGGAAGCCGATGCCATGGGCGCGCTGGCCTTGTCGTCCGGCGTCGGCGACAGCGCGAACGAGGCGTCGACCAGTGCGGCGCGTCCTGATCCGGACGATGGTCGGGCGTTCCCTGGCGGCACGCATAGCGCTGCGGCAAACCCGCACGGCGCGGTCGCGCAGCGTACGCCGGACGCCGCCATCGCATCGCTCCCGGCGCACGCCCCCGAAAAGCAACAACTGGAACAGATCCTGGCGAATACGAGGCGCCTGTCCAGCACCTATTACGCCGTTACTGCCGGCAGTCCCGCGTTCCACACCCTGAGAGGCGAAATCCGGCTGGCGGTTGCCAAGGTCGACAGGATTCATGCATCCTTCGCCAACACCTGGAATACTGGCCTGAAACGCACCGCGGTTGAGTACATCCCGTCTGAGGAGCCCGATTATCAACAGCGTGCGGCAAAGCCGGAGCCCACCGCAGACGGGCTGCCGGGTTACCTGACGCAGTGGCAGCGCAAGATGCATAGCGATAAGAGCATGACGGCCGACAAGAAGTTCGCTTCGGTCCTGCCGATGATCCTGAGCGAACCCGAACTGCCGCCCGCGCTGCACGTGGCATTGAAGCTGTTGTTCACCCATACCTCCAATTTCGTGCCCGTCGAGATGCAGGGGCGTGATATACGAAGCGTCGAGCATGGCCAGTACAGCAGAACGAGCATGACCCCGGTGCGTAGCGGCAACTCGACACACCTGCGCAACGATGGCGCAATGGCGTATGCAGAGAACGACGAGCAGATCCCCGCCGGACGAACCTTTCAGGTCACCAATCAGCCCTTGCATGCCGCCCTGGTGCGCGCCGCGAAGCTGTCGTCCAATATCGAGGCGATGACGCACTACGGCGATACGGATAGAGCGCGGCTCGCCTATTCGGAATACACCAGCAGCGCGGGCAGCCACACCGGCTCCCTGGGCCTGATTCCGAATATGCACCGAACGCTCGAGGTTGGCGGCTATCTGGAAAGCGACCCGGAGCGCAAGGCATTTGGCGGCAAAGGGCATGACGAATGGAAACCGACGCCACTTCCCGCGAACGATTGGCGCCCGGTCGTTTCAGCTGAAAGACTACAGCCCAATACGGACCAGAACTACCATGACTTCCTGCTCGCC
Protein-coding regions in this window:
- a CDS encoding LysR family transcriptional regulator; the encoded protein is MSTELHSMADLSTFALVAEQRGFRQAARVSGQSASTLSQAVRRLEKQLGIRLLERTTRSVAPTEAGALLLGRLRPALDDVANALDVLNVLRDSPRGTLRLNVPVSAARFFLQPIVDRFLASYPDIRLDIVVDNNFVDLVASACDAGIRYGERLEQDMIAVPIGPRTERFALAAAPAYLARRGVPQHPRDLLQHACLRGKFLSGLVYPWEFERDGQTVTVDPGGPLIVTPTVADLAVHAAVAGHGLVYLFEEWLAPYMASGQLEPVLQEWWLSFPGPFLYYAGRRHLPAPLRAFIDFIGQPPTSP
- a CDS encoding oxidoreductase — translated: MNTYSPSSDQFTPAHCDLHFNRVGYGAMQLAGPHVWGPPKDHAAAVAVLREAIALGINHIDTADFYGPHVTNALIREALHPYRDGLTIVTKVGFVRGADQSWMPAAAPQQLRDAVHSNLRKLELEALDVVNFRAPGLDGADGSSIGEALAVLAELKKEGLVRHIGLSNVDARQVAEAQRITPIVCVQNHYNLVHRGDDALIDALAAQAIAYVPFFPLGGFTPLQSSTLNEVAAALRASPMQVALAWLLQRAPNVLVIPGTSSVAHLRQNVAAGGLALDAAALAALNAL